From Camelina sativa cultivar DH55 chromosome 7, Cs, whole genome shotgun sequence, one genomic window encodes:
- the LOC104702007 gene encoding uncharacterized protein LOC104702007 isoform X1 yields MGLESKGRAWFGKIYNKLETLLVEVDSFTSQSTLCLKPSDLPGFESVRGEPKEVAEQGRSSVSYNVKQHHGDRVASPRRESLFDPPSHQNFDMPGHVVVEKRVQEDSLQENSSASSFPVGDKILSTSPLIEDECDATTLVDEKQLVTDEESHQVLSDGETHSTEEYHDANLTSATTIGDEEPVVTDDESNGEALSTSPLLEEYHDANLTSATTVSDEETIVTDEEETHITNTLTPQIFSDQPKEATEDSSSEASIMQQDHDPVDSPSCKTPSDQPKEAAEDSSSEASIMQQDHDPVDSPSCKIPSDQPKEAAEDSSSEASIVQKDHLLYSPSCKSRSDPPSHQKFDISEHVLVEERVQGDILQENLVQEDGFEENISPSSSLSDEEILSTSPLLEEYWDTSLTSASTIGDEESIITDDESQNTNTLTTQNSSPGSSLVFPDGESVEEVRVESSLPDGEILSTSSLLEDYCDANLTSTTTLGDEEPIVTDDESRITNTFTPHKVSPCGESVEVGDVSCRGVVSTESQSTQSSIRGFGTVAESNDDAVLPALGIFKDNDSSPNDPLATKITDVPVQDNVPNMRSSNADVMNDKSDVAPLDINALYHIDFREDSSYVDNNAMRVKTISPLDTNALNSMQSREDPLYVDDSVLYAMHLRTKKLRSFKQRKILDALTSKRRREKEYEQLAIWFGDAEMGSDLATGEDSKQVKAMDSKSSQLLESEDSQWELL; encoded by the exons ATGGGACTAGAATCTAAAGGAAGAGCTTGGTTTGGTAAAATCTATAACAAGTTGGAAACTTTACTTGTTGAGGTTGACTCTTTCACTTCTCAG AGCACGCTTTGTTTAAAACCTAGTGATCTTCCGGGATTTGAATCTGTTAGAGGTGAACCAAAGGAAGTAGCAGAACAGGGCCGTTCTTCTGTATCTTATAATGTGAAGCAACACCATGGTGATCGTGTTGCTTCACCTCGACGTGAGAGTCTTTTTGATCCACCGTCTCATCAGAACTTTGACATGCCAGGACATGTTGTGGTTGAGAAACGAGTTCAAGAAGACAGTTTGCAGGAGAATTCATCAGCCTCCTCGTTTCCTGTTGGAGATAAAATACTCTCTACATCTCCGTTGATTGAAGACGAATGTGATGCTACTACTCTTGTTGATGAAAAACAATTAGTTACTGATGAAGAGTCTCATCAGGTCTTGTCTGATGGAGAAACACACTCTACAGAAGAGTATCATGATGCTAATCTGACATCAGCCACTACTATTGGTGATGAAGAACCTGTAGTTACTGATGATGAGTCTAATGGAGAAGCACTCTCTACATCTCCATTGCTTGAAGAGTATCATGATGCTAATCTGACATCAGCAACTACTGTTAGTGATGAAGAAACAATAGTTACTGATGAAGAGGAGACTCATATCACTAACACATTGACACCTCAGATATTTTCTGATCAACCAAAGGAAGCTACAGAGGACAGTTCTTCCGAAGCTTCTATCATGCAGCAAGACCATGACCCTGTTGATTCACCGAGTTGTAAAACTCCTTCTGATCAACCAAAGGAAGCTGCAGAGGACAGTTCTTCCGAAGCTTCTATCATGCAGCAAGACCATGACCCTGTTGATTCACCGAGTTGTAAAATTCCTTCTGATCAACCAAAGGAAGCTGCAGAGGACAGTTCTTCCGAAGCTTCTATTGTGCAGAAAGACCATTTACTCTATTCACCGAGTTGTAAAAGTCGTTCTGATCCACCGTCACATCAGAAATTTGACATTTCAGAACATGTTCTAGTTGAGGAACGAGTTCAAGGCGATATTTTGCAGGAGAATTTAGTTCAAGAAGATGGTTTTGAGGAGAATATATCGCCCTCCTCCTCCTTGTCTGACGAAGAAATACTGTCTACATCTCCATTGCTTGAAGAGTATTGGGATACTTCTCTGACATCAGCCTCTACTATTGGTGATGAAGAATCAATAATTACTGATGATGAGTCTCAGAACACCAATACATTAACCACTCAAAACTCTTCTCCTGGAAGCTCTTTGGTTTTTCCAGATGGGGAAAGTGTAGAAGAAGTTAGAGTTGAATCCTCCTTGCCGGATGGAGAAATACTTTCTACATCTTCATTGCTTGAAGACTACTGTGATGCTAATTTGACATCAACCACTACTCTTGGTGATGAAGAACCAATAGTTACCGATGATGAGTCTCGGATCACTAACACTTTCACCCCTCATAAAGTTTCTCCATGCGGGGAAAGTGTAGAAGTTGGAGATGTATCGTGCAGAGGTGTTGTTTCCACAGAATCTCAATCTACTCAAAGTTCTATAAGAGGTTTTGGGACAGTAGCAGAGAGTAATGATGACGCCGTTCTTCCTGCGCTTGGTATCTTTAAGGATAATGATTCAAGTCCGAACGATCCACTCGCCACCAAGATTACAGATGTACCTGTTCAAGATAATGTGCCAAACATGAGATCCTCTAATGCGG atGTGATGAATGACAAATCTGATGTTGCTCCATTGGATATCAATGCATTGTACCACATCGATTTTCGAGAAGACTCCTCGTATGTTGACAACAATGCAATGCGTGTTAAGACCATTTCTCCATTGGATACCAATGCATTAAACAGCATGCAATCTCGAGAAGACCCCTTGTATGTTGACGACAGTGTGCTTTATGCAATGCATCTTAGGACTAAGAAACTCAGATCCTTCAAG CAGAGAAAGATCTTGGATGCTTTAacttcaaaaagaagaagagagaaggaatATGAGCAACTTGCAATTTGGTTTGGAGATGCGGAGATGGGTTCTGATCTGGCCACTGGGGAAGACTCTAAACAAGTGAAAGCCATGGACTCCAAAAGCTCACAGCTACTTGAATCAGAAGATTCCCAATGGGAGCTATTGTGA
- the LOC104702007 gene encoding uncharacterized protein LOC104702007 isoform X2, with protein MGLESKGRAWFGKIYNKLETLLVEVDSFTSQSTLCLKPSDLPGFESVRGEPKEVAEQGRSSVSYNVKQHHGDRVASPRRESLFDPPSHQNFDMPGHVVVEKRVQEDSLQENSSASSFPVGDKILSTSPLIEDECDATTLVDEKQLVTDEESHQVLSDGETHSTEEYHDANLTSATTIGDEEPVVTDDESNGEALSTSPLLEEYHDANLTSATTVSDEETIVTDEEETHITNTLTPQIFSDQPKEATEDSSSEASIMQQDHDPVDSPSCKTPSDQPKEAAEDSSSEASIMQQDHDPVDSPSCKIPSDQPKEAAEDSSSEASIVQKDHLLYSPSCKSRSDPPSHQKFDISEHVLVEERVQGDILQENLVQEDGFEENISPSSSLSDEEILSTSPLLEEYWDTSLTSASTIGDEESIITDDESQNTNTLTTQNSSPGSSLVFPDGESVEEVRVESSLPDGEILSTSSLLEDYCDANLTSTTTLGDEEPIVTDDESRITNTFTPHKVSPCGESVEVGDVSCRGVVSTESQSTQSSIRGFGTVAESNDDAVLPALGIFKDNDSSPNDPLATKITDVPVQDNVPNMRSSNADVMNDKSDVAPLDINALYHIDFREDSSYVDNNAMRVKTISPLDTNALNSMQSREDPLYVDDSVLYAMHLRTKKLRSFKRKILDALTSKRRREKEYEQLAIWFGDAEMGSDLATGEDSKQVKAMDSKSSQLLESEDSQWELL; from the exons ATGGGACTAGAATCTAAAGGAAGAGCTTGGTTTGGTAAAATCTATAACAAGTTGGAAACTTTACTTGTTGAGGTTGACTCTTTCACTTCTCAG AGCACGCTTTGTTTAAAACCTAGTGATCTTCCGGGATTTGAATCTGTTAGAGGTGAACCAAAGGAAGTAGCAGAACAGGGCCGTTCTTCTGTATCTTATAATGTGAAGCAACACCATGGTGATCGTGTTGCTTCACCTCGACGTGAGAGTCTTTTTGATCCACCGTCTCATCAGAACTTTGACATGCCAGGACATGTTGTGGTTGAGAAACGAGTTCAAGAAGACAGTTTGCAGGAGAATTCATCAGCCTCCTCGTTTCCTGTTGGAGATAAAATACTCTCTACATCTCCGTTGATTGAAGACGAATGTGATGCTACTACTCTTGTTGATGAAAAACAATTAGTTACTGATGAAGAGTCTCATCAGGTCTTGTCTGATGGAGAAACACACTCTACAGAAGAGTATCATGATGCTAATCTGACATCAGCCACTACTATTGGTGATGAAGAACCTGTAGTTACTGATGATGAGTCTAATGGAGAAGCACTCTCTACATCTCCATTGCTTGAAGAGTATCATGATGCTAATCTGACATCAGCAACTACTGTTAGTGATGAAGAAACAATAGTTACTGATGAAGAGGAGACTCATATCACTAACACATTGACACCTCAGATATTTTCTGATCAACCAAAGGAAGCTACAGAGGACAGTTCTTCCGAAGCTTCTATCATGCAGCAAGACCATGACCCTGTTGATTCACCGAGTTGTAAAACTCCTTCTGATCAACCAAAGGAAGCTGCAGAGGACAGTTCTTCCGAAGCTTCTATCATGCAGCAAGACCATGACCCTGTTGATTCACCGAGTTGTAAAATTCCTTCTGATCAACCAAAGGAAGCTGCAGAGGACAGTTCTTCCGAAGCTTCTATTGTGCAGAAAGACCATTTACTCTATTCACCGAGTTGTAAAAGTCGTTCTGATCCACCGTCACATCAGAAATTTGACATTTCAGAACATGTTCTAGTTGAGGAACGAGTTCAAGGCGATATTTTGCAGGAGAATTTAGTTCAAGAAGATGGTTTTGAGGAGAATATATCGCCCTCCTCCTCCTTGTCTGACGAAGAAATACTGTCTACATCTCCATTGCTTGAAGAGTATTGGGATACTTCTCTGACATCAGCCTCTACTATTGGTGATGAAGAATCAATAATTACTGATGATGAGTCTCAGAACACCAATACATTAACCACTCAAAACTCTTCTCCTGGAAGCTCTTTGGTTTTTCCAGATGGGGAAAGTGTAGAAGAAGTTAGAGTTGAATCCTCCTTGCCGGATGGAGAAATACTTTCTACATCTTCATTGCTTGAAGACTACTGTGATGCTAATTTGACATCAACCACTACTCTTGGTGATGAAGAACCAATAGTTACCGATGATGAGTCTCGGATCACTAACACTTTCACCCCTCATAAAGTTTCTCCATGCGGGGAAAGTGTAGAAGTTGGAGATGTATCGTGCAGAGGTGTTGTTTCCACAGAATCTCAATCTACTCAAAGTTCTATAAGAGGTTTTGGGACAGTAGCAGAGAGTAATGATGACGCCGTTCTTCCTGCGCTTGGTATCTTTAAGGATAATGATTCAAGTCCGAACGATCCACTCGCCACCAAGATTACAGATGTACCTGTTCAAGATAATGTGCCAAACATGAGATCCTCTAATGCGG atGTGATGAATGACAAATCTGATGTTGCTCCATTGGATATCAATGCATTGTACCACATCGATTTTCGAGAAGACTCCTCGTATGTTGACAACAATGCAATGCGTGTTAAGACCATTTCTCCATTGGATACCAATGCATTAAACAGCATGCAATCTCGAGAAGACCCCTTGTATGTTGACGACAGTGTGCTTTATGCAATGCATCTTAGGACTAAGAAACTCAGATCCTTCAAG AGAAAGATCTTGGATGCTTTAacttcaaaaagaagaagagagaaggaatATGAGCAACTTGCAATTTGGTTTGGAGATGCGGAGATGGGTTCTGATCTGGCCACTGGGGAAGACTCTAAACAAGTGAAAGCCATGGACTCCAAAAGCTCACAGCTACTTGAATCAGAAGATTCCCAATGGGAGCTATTGTGA
- the LOC104702006 gene encoding uncharacterized protein LOC104702006, which produces MATSTFSSRGAQTMNTMFVKPMLRKSIHKKSASHDIVRETAKTEGSGAGEEVKTMRGFYGAGETSSPATSWVPHEGTGIYYPKGHEKVMQDVPPPAGSHADELVNWFF; this is translated from the exons ATGGCGACTTCCACCTTCTCTTCTCGTGGTGCACAAACCATGAACACCATGTTCGTCAA GCCGATGCTTAGGAAATCGATTCACAAGAAGAGTGCGTCACACGACATAGTGAGGGAGACGGCCAAGACGGAAGGCTCCGGCGCCGGAGAGGAAGTGAAGACGATGAGAGGCTTCTACGGCGCCGGAGAGACGTCGTCACCAGCGACTAGTTGGGTGCCACATGAAGGCACGGGTATATACTATCCAAAAGGGCATGAAAAGGTGATGCAAGATGTGCCTCCTCCAGCTGGAAGCCACGCGGACGAGCTCGTTAATTGGTTCTTCTAA